A segment of the Desulfurococcus mucosus DSM 2162 genome:
TCCTTCAAGCGGGAGGCCGCCTGTCTTCTTCCCGTAGACCACTGTCCCTGAGCCAGCCTGGTGGAGGAGCACGGTGAGCTCCTCCTCGATGAAGGGGTCGAGTTCCTCGACGACGAGTATCCTCCTGCATCCCTCTATGCTTCCAGCTATGAAGCCTGAGGGGAGGGGGTGTATGAGCCCTAGTTTCACTATTCTCACATCCCCTGTTAAGCCGAGTGATTCAACGGCTTCAACCACGTAGTTGTATGCAGCCCCCTCCGTCACCACGCATGTGTCGCCTCCCCCCTCCACCCTGTTCAACCCGTGTCTCCCAGCGGCCTCCTCGGCTCTTGAAAGCTGCTGGTTGACCCATCTATGCCTCTCGAGATTCCACCTCATGCCAGCCCTCACATACCTGGCTGGATCCCTCTTGAACTCCTTGAACCCCTTTGGCTCCCTGACCCCGCCTAAGACGACTTCTCCAACAGCATGGTTCACCCTTGTAGTAGTCCTCAGGATCACGGGGAGCTTGAGCTCCTCGCTGATGTCGAAGGCTGCTACAGTGTAGTCCTTGGCCTCCTGCGGGCTGGACGGCGAGATAGCTGGGAGCTTGGCGAGCTTCGCCAGCCACCTGCTGTCCTGCTCCGTCTGCGTTGTATGGGGCCCCGGGTCGTCTGCAACCAGCACTACTAGCCCGCCTTCAACACCGCTGTAGGCGGCTGAGACAACGGGGTCTAAGGCCACGTTGAGCCCCGGCGCCTTCATTGTTGCAAGCGCTCTGGCACCAGCGATCGCCGCGCCCAGCGCTATTTCAAACGCAACCCTCTCGTTGACAGCCCACTCAGCGTAGAAGCCGAGGCCTCCCCCATACCTCTGCAGGGTTTCAACGACCTCACTGCTCGGTGTGCCAGGGTAGCCGGTTGCAACGTAGACGCCTGCCTCCACGGCCCCCCTTGCAATCGCCTCGTTCCCCATGAGGGCCAGCCTAGAGCCCGGGGGAGCCTTCAACGGGTTGAAGCCTGCCATGACCGTGACTCCCCGGGTTGGGATAACGCGTGGGCCGGGATATAAAGGAGTAGGAGGCGGGCTCAGGAGGTTATTGAAGGTTTATAAGCCCCGGCGAGTATAAGGCAGTCAGGGCTATATGCGTAGCGCTGTGCTCTCATATGTCTCAGGCATGGAGCCCGGGGGCCGTGGGAAGCTCCCGGACCACCTTGTTTTCCAGCTCCTTGAATCCTACGGTATCCCTCTCGCACCCTACGGTTTCGCCTCGACGCCGATGGAGGCCGCTGCCGTCGCGGAGAAACTAGGGTTCCCCGTCGTGGTCAAGATTGTTTCACCCGACATAGTGCATAAGAGCGATGTAGGCGGCGTCGCCCTCGGGTTATCCAGTGGGAGGGAGGTGGCTGAGGCGGCTTCAAGGATGCTTGAAGCAGTCTCGGAGAAGGCTAGGGGTGCAAGGATCCAGGGTTTCCTAGTGCAGAAGATGATGCCGAAGGGGGTTGAAGTCATTGTTGGAGGCTTAAACGACAGGGTGTTCGGCGGCGTCGTAATGCTGGGGCTCGGCGGCGTGTTCACCGAGGTGTTCAGGGATGTCTCATTCAGGGTTGCACCGGTGAGCCTTGAGGACGCATTGGAGATGATGGGGGAGCTCAAGGCATCCAGGGTTTTCGAAGGCTACAGGGGGATGCCGCCGGTTGACAAGGCGGCGCTAGCGGACATAGTGGTGAAGGCGTCGAGGCTCATAGCTGAGAACCCATGGGTTGACTCAATGGATTTAAACCCTGTGATAGCGTACACTGATAAAGCAGTGGTAGTCGACGCCAGGATTATCGCTGTGAAACGGTGACGGGCCCGTTGGCTAAGTGCAGGAGGTGTGGGAGGGAGGCGGGCTACAGGGTTTCATACGCTAAGCTATGGCTCTGCGGAGAGCACTTCAAGGAGTATGTTGAGGAAAGAGTTGTGGAGACGGTTGTAAGGCACGGGATGACCGGGGGAGGAGGCAGGGTCGTTGTCGCCGTCTCAGGCGGCGTCGACAGCATGAGCCTCCTGGCGATCACTGCTAAGCGTAGAGTGGAGATGGGTGTTGAAAAAATCGTAGGGGTCCACGTGAACCTGGGGATAGAGGGGTACAGCGACCTAGCTGAGGCAGCTGTGAGAGAGTACTGTGGGAGCCTCGGCGTGGAGTGCACTGTCCTAAGGCTCAGGGACATCCTGGGCGTAGGCCTCCCGGAGCTGGCTTCGAGGGCTGGGAGACCCCCGTGCAGTGTCTGCGGCCTGGTTAAACGCTACCTTATCACAGCCTACGCCGTGGCCACAGGGGCTTCAGCAGTGTTCACCGGGCACCACCTGGATGACGCCGCCAGGTACATGTTGAAGGATCTCTACGTAGGGGACTTCAAGTCTCTCGCAGGCTTGAAGCCGGCTGTAAGGGAGCCCGGGCTACCTGTGAAGGCGAAGCCCTTGATAACCCTTGGGAAGAAGGATATAGAGGCCTACGCTGAACTAGCCGGGGTCCCACACCTGGAGGCCCCGTGCCCCTTCAAGCATTCAACAGGGGTGGAGGAGGCTGCTGAAGGCTTCCTCAAGGCGTTGGAGCGCGAGCACCCTGGTGCGAGACTAATACTTCTAAGCAGCATGCTGAAGCTCATAGAGGGCTACATTGAACCCGTGGAGAAGGAGACGTATAGGAGGTGCAGTGTCTGCGGGATGCCTTCAAGAAGCAGTGTCTGCAGCTTCTGCAGGCTCACCGAGAGGACGCTGGGGGAGCCGATGGGCGGCAGAGTCCTCCGCTCGCTGAGCCAACCCGTGTTCTCGTAGAGTGCTTTCCAACCTACCTCCTGGACTCCTGGAGCACCCTGTGCTTCCTGTAGAGGGCTATGGTTGCGGTTGCCACTGTGAAAACCGTGATGGAGGCTAACACGGGCTCCAGCCTTATCCCCCAGGGCGTGTAGTTTAAGAAGAGGCCTATGAGGGGTATGACTGCTAGTGAGAGCCCTATGGAGAGGGCGAGTCTTTCAAGAGGGGCTAGGTCTCTTTCACCCGGGTACAGGGCTTCCACCAGTGTGTAGCCGGGTATGAACAGCGTGTAGAGTGCTCCTAGAATGTATCTCAACGGCATCAGCCATGCAGCATTAATCCAGCTCGTTAACACCACTGTGATGATTGTTAACGCGGCAGCAGTGCACGTGGCCCAGTACCAGAGCGAGTACTCTGGTCTCAAAGCGTATTCAACAGGGGTGGCGGGTGGGTCGGGGTCTTCGAGCCTTATGACGCCTCTTGAAGCCTCCTCGAAGGCTTTTTTAACCGCCCTCCAACCCCCTCCCTGTCTTGCAACATACTCCTCCAGCGTCAACTGCTTCTCCACCATGGTTTCACCACGAGGTCACGTTCACGTAGAGGTGGACCCATCTACCAGTGTACACCCATCCCTCCCCCTGCCTGTACACCCATAGCTCGAAGACCAGTGCCACCCTGCTTGAGCCGCTGGGTGCGGCGACGGGTACTTCGACCCGTGTCGTCTCATTCCACCCGTCTCCTAGGACACCCTTCCACTCAGCGATCACCGGGCGCGGTGATGGAGTGGTGTTCGTCGGCATGTCGCCTTGTGAAGCAGCTATCTTGTATGCTACACGGTAGTATATGGCTTCACCCATATGGTTGTAGATGAAGAGGCATAGGTGCAGCGTGGAGCCATTGTATGCTTTCACAGGGTACTCCCCTATCCTGCACTCACTGTTCAACAAGCCTATTGCTGTAAACGCCTCGGAGCCCCCGGGCCCGAGGACTAGTGCTATGCCTACGGCTGAAGCCACGACTGAGACCGCGAGCACTACTGCGAAGACCTCTTCGTCGAGCAGCATTCTCACCGCCTCACAACCCACTTCCTCCTCAACCTGTACCATGCGTAGACGTATAAACGGGGGAGAAGCGTGTAGACGGCCACCGGGATCACTGCTAGCACCGCGACCGTGAGGTATTTCACCGTGGAGCCCCAGATATAGGTGCTCCACGCCCCGGCTTCAAGCAGCCTCACCTCCTCCTCAACCCTTGAGAGATACCCGTTGGCTCCAGCAGTGTCGCCTGCCTGGGCTGCTTTAACCGCTTTATCCAGGAGGACTAGTGCGTCATCCACGTTGACGCCCTTCCCCCTCAGGGTGTTCAAGGCGGCTAGGGTTGATGCAACTCTTTCATCGAAACCCGCGTCCCCTGCGTGCGCGATGCATGATGCGGCAGCGATGATCAAGGCGGCTGCGGCGATGTGGATCCACTTAGGCAACCGTGACACCCTCCTAGAGTCTTAGCCCTCCCCCAGCTATTATTTCTTCCCTCCCAGCCACCCTGAAGCCTCTCTCAGCCAGGATGCCTGCCACCACCGAGTACTTTAAGCCAAGGGCCTTCGAGTACACGAGGCGGACGCTGCACCCCTCGCCGGCTCCAAGCTCCCTGATCACCGAGGCCAGGGCCCCGCCGTATGCAGCATAGTAGTCTTCGAGGAGCCTTGGGAAACCAGTCGACTCCCCCAGCCTCAGCCTCCTCGTCCTCCCCCATGCCTCATACCTGTAGAGGGCTTCAACACCCTCCCTGAGTATAAGCGTGTTGAGGCCGAGCACCACGTCGAGCACCCTGCCCTTGAAGACGTAGGCCCCTTTCCCCGGGGTTTTAACATAGAGGAAAACCCTGCCTCCCACCCCTGTATTGGAGAGCAGGATGCTGTAGACAGCGTGGAGGAGTAGGTCTAGTTCAACCGGGTTCACGGAGGTGAGGTCGGCTACGACGACCAGGTCTCCCCCGCCCCCCATCCCCGCTCCCTCTCCCTCCACAGCATACTGCTTCACGTAGATACCCTCTCCTCCTTCACGGCTCAAGGTTTTCTTCCAGTGGATGAGCCGCAGGGGGTCCCCGGGCTGGTATTCTCTTACACCAGTGTACTCGCCCCTGTATGCTTTCACAGCCTCCCCGATGCTCTCCACGAGCTCCAATGGCGTTGCAAGCCTCGCCCTGAGGGCTACTGTAGCACCGTACCCGGGGACCCCTGCACCCGGGGCAGCAGGGTTGGAGCCGCCTCCAGGGGACCCGGCTGCACCCCCTGTGCCGGCGGGCTCCACGAGTACCCTTAGCACTAATGGTGCCTCAAGGTATTCAGCGTACCTTGCGAGGACTGCCCGGGCCTTCTCCATGGCTTCCGCCAGCCTCGGCGTCACAGTGTACTCGAGCACGTAGGGTCCATGCGTGATCGACGCGAGCCCCCTGGGGTCCCTGAGCTCGACGACGAGCCTCAGCCTGCTGCGGCCGAGCCCGCTTGCAACCCGCCTGTACACTGCTTCACCAGCCCCGTTCACCACGCCTGAAGCCTCCTCCACGCCGTCGACTATCAGCCTGTATACTGCTTCACCCTTAACCATTAGTCTCGCCTTCACCACCACCTCGTCCCCTGGGTGGAGGCCTCCACGCGTTGCCGAGACCTCTACACGGGACCCGCTGAGCCTCAACTGCTCCCTCAGGGAGGATGCTGCGAGCACGCCTAGCGCTGTGAGGGCTGTTGAAAACGCGGCTGGGTACGCTATGTAGAGCGGTG
Coding sequences within it:
- a CDS encoding DUF58 domain-containing protein, which gives rise to MYTGGIKPYKPLILLLEASSVILASHIRGDYGVAAAAAIALLPLAARGGYTVFLSAYASSIAVSSATLHPAPLALSTLALLLGYAYYYERYRGTGFAGRVTASVAAFTPLYIAYPAAFSTALTALGVLAASSLREQLRLSGSRVEVSATRGGLHPGDEVVVKARLMVKGEAVYRLIVDGVEEASGVVNGAGEAVYRRVASGLGRSRLRLVVELRDPRGLASITHGPYVLEYTVTPRLAEAMEKARAVLARYAEYLEAPLVLRVLVEPAGTGGAAGSPGGGSNPAAPGAGVPGYGATVALRARLATPLELVESIGEAVKAYRGEYTGVREYQPGDPLRLIHWKKTLSREGGEGIYVKQYAVEGEGAGMGGGGDLVVVADLTSVNPVELDLLLHAVYSILLSNTGVGGRVFLYVKTPGKGAYVFKGRVLDVVLGLNTLILREGVEALYRYEAWGRTRRLRLGESTGFPRLLEDYYAAYGGALASVIRELGAGEGCSVRLVYSKALGLKYSVVAGILAERGFRVAGREEIIAGGGLRL
- a CDS encoding acetate--CoA ligase family protein, with the protein product MRSAVLSYVSGMEPGGRGKLPDHLVFQLLESYGIPLAPYGFASTPMEAAAVAEKLGFPVVVKIVSPDIVHKSDVGGVALGLSSGREVAEAASRMLEAVSEKARGARIQGFLVQKMMPKGVEVIVGGLNDRVFGGVVMLGLGGVFTEVFRDVSFRVAPVSLEDALEMMGELKASRVFEGYRGMPPVDKAALADIVVKASRLIAENPWVDSMDLNPVIAYTDKAVVVDARIIAVKR
- a CDS encoding ATP-binding protein, which codes for MAKCRRCGREAGYRVSYAKLWLCGEHFKEYVEERVVETVVRHGMTGGGGRVVVAVSGGVDSMSLLAITAKRRVEMGVEKIVGVHVNLGIEGYSDLAEAAVREYCGSLGVECTVLRLRDILGVGLPELASRAGRPPCSVCGLVKRYLITAYAVATGASAVFTGHHLDDAARYMLKDLYVGDFKSLAGLKPAVREPGLPVKAKPLITLGKKDIEAYAELAGVPHLEAPCPFKHSTGVEEAAEGFLKALEREHPGARLILLSSMLKLIEGYIEPVEKETYRRCSVCGMPSRSSVCSFCRLTERTLGEPMGGRVLRSLSQPVFS
- the iorA gene encoding indolepyruvate ferredoxin oxidoreductase subunit alpha — encoded protein: MAGFNPLKAPPGSRLALMGNEAIARGAVEAGVYVATGYPGTPSSEVVETLQRYGGGLGFYAEWAVNERVAFEIALGAAIAGARALATMKAPGLNVALDPVVSAAYSGVEGGLVVLVADDPGPHTTQTEQDSRWLAKLAKLPAISPSSPQEAKDYTVAAFDISEELKLPVILRTTTRVNHAVGEVVLGGVREPKGFKEFKRDPARYVRAGMRWNLERHRWVNQQLSRAEEAAGRHGLNRVEGGGDTCVVTEGAAYNYVVEAVESLGLTGDVRIVKLGLIHPLPSGFIAGSIEGCRRILVVEELDPFIEEELTVLLHQAGSGTVVYGKKTGGLPLEGELNPLLVENFIARALGLPTPAPIQQPAGGVEAPERPPPLCPGCPHRFTFIALRSALMRLGYKPSDVPVFGDIGCYALSVNPPLGSIWTEHSMGASISMAMGLRLSGFKGPIVAVIGDSTFFHAGIPSLIEAVHKKVSLLVLILDNDVVAMTGHQSTPAWSRTETGRAARSISIVDVVKAIGVDKVAVVDPYRLDEAVEAIAGLLEGEGVRVLVAKHPCALQERRRARRTAPYTVDPGKCTGCGACIAATGCPAIFLSEGKAVIAVEDCTGCGLCARYCGFNAIKPGGDAA
- a CDS encoding DUF1616 domain-containing protein — protein: MVEKQLTLEEYVARQGGGWRAVKKAFEEASRGVIRLEDPDPPATPVEYALRPEYSLWYWATCTAAALTIITVVLTSWINAAWLMPLRYILGALYTLFIPGYTLVEALYPGERDLAPLERLALSIGLSLAVIPLIGLFLNYTPWGIRLEPVLASITVFTVATATIALYRKHRVLQESRR
- a CDS encoding DUF1616 domain-containing protein → MVQVEEEVGCEAVRMLLDEEVFAVVLAVSVVASAVGIALVLGPGGSEAFTAIGLLNSECRIGEYPVKAYNGSTLHLCLFIYNHMGEAIYYRVAYKIAASQGDMPTNTTPSPRPVIAEWKGVLGDGWNETTRVEVPVAAPSGSSRVALVFELWVYRQGEGWVYTGRWVHLYVNVTSW